One segment of Actinomycetota bacterium DNA contains the following:
- a CDS encoding Lrp/AsnC ligand binding domain-containing protein, with amino-acid sequence MGPDKGGEALVAVQAYILIQTEVGKAAQVSAEVHGIPGVTSADDVTGPYDVIVRAEAKTVDDLGKLVVAKIQAVEGITRTLTCPVVHL; translated from the coding sequence ATGGGCCCCGACAAGGGAGGTGAGGCTCTGGTGGCAGTCCAGGCGTACATCCTGATCCAGACCGAGGTCGGGAAGGCAGCGCAGGTATCCGCAGAGGTCCACGGCATCCCCGGCGTCACGTCCGCCGACGACGTCACCGGTCCCTACGACGTCATCGTGCGGGCCGAGGCCAAGACGGTGGACGACCTGGGGAAGCTGGTGGTGGCGAAGATCCAGGCCGTCGAGGGCATCACGCGCACGCTGACCTGCCCCGTCGTCCACCTGTAG
- a CDS encoding peptidylprolyl isomerase, whose translation MAKYATFVTSMGDIRCELFDDTAPKTVANFVGLANGTKQWRTRFNESKDTPLYSNTIFHRVIPDFMIQGGDPLGNGTGGPGYKFEDEFGGPHSFDGPGYLAMANAGPNTNGSQFFITVAATPWLTNKHTIFGKVVEGMDVANAISTVRAIGDRPNVDIVLQEVRIEEG comes from the coding sequence GTGGCCAAGTACGCAACCTTCGTGACCAGCATGGGCGACATCCGCTGCGAGCTCTTCGACGACACCGCGCCCAAGACTGTGGCCAACTTCGTCGGGCTGGCCAACGGCACCAAGCAGTGGCGCACCCGCTTCAACGAGTCCAAGGACACACCGCTGTACAGCAACACGATCTTCCACCGCGTCATCCCTGACTTCATGATCCAGGGGGGCGACCCCCTGGGCAACGGGACCGGGGGGCCGGGCTACAAGTTCGAGGACGAGTTCGGCGGCCCGCACAGCTTCGACGGCCCCGGGTACCTGGCGATGGCGAACGCCGGCCCGAATACCAATGGGAGCCAGTTCTTCATCACCGTGGCGGCTACACCGTGGTTGACCAACAAGCACACCATCTTCGGCAAGGTCGTGGAGGGCATGGATGTGGCCAACGCCATCTCGACAGTACGGGCCATCGGCGACCGGCCCAACGTGGACATCGTTCTGCAGGAGGTCAGGATCGAGGAGGGCTAA